The Novosphingobium kaempferiae genome includes a window with the following:
- a CDS encoding helix-turn-helix domain-containing protein, protein MENVETQDLARGPQSVGSQLREAREALGKTRADIASQTKIAERHLISLEEDRLGDLAARTYAVGFARTYARAVGLDERVIASKVREQLDNESGERVEYVPSFEPGDPARVPTRRLAWVAALGVVVAVGALLVFWSNFLSPEGELPDLVAEQAATPPAPVPVPVGPPPVAVAPNGPVVLTATGDQVWVKVTDAKGDQVLQKELAKGESWTAPGDVAGLQLRTGRPDALQISVGGKAIPPLSTEPKLVSGVSLAATDLLARGTPTVPGAPTPAPSAAPAPATPVAASAPRPAASAPVRRQAERSPVRQTLRAVATSAAREPTEIPTPESLLPPSVQ, encoded by the coding sequence ATGGAAAACGTCGAAACCCAGGATCTTGCGCGTGGGCCGCAGAGCGTAGGAAGCCAGCTTCGCGAGGCACGCGAAGCGCTGGGCAAGACGCGCGCCGACATCGCCTCGCAGACCAAGATCGCCGAACGGCATCTCATCTCGCTGGAGGAGGATCGCCTCGGCGACCTTGCCGCGCGGACTTATGCCGTGGGTTTCGCGCGCACTTACGCCCGTGCCGTGGGGCTCGACGAACGCGTGATCGCGTCCAAGGTGCGCGAGCAGCTCGACAACGAGTCTGGTGAGCGTGTCGAATACGTGCCCAGTTTCGAGCCTGGCGATCCCGCGCGCGTTCCCACTCGCCGCCTTGCATGGGTGGCGGCGCTGGGCGTGGTCGTTGCCGTCGGCGCGCTGCTGGTATTCTGGAGCAATTTCCTCTCGCCTGAAGGTGAGTTGCCGGATCTGGTGGCCGAGCAGGCTGCTACGCCGCCCGCACCGGTCCCGGTTCCGGTCGGTCCTCCGCCAGTTGCTGTCGCGCCGAACGGTCCGGTGGTGCTGACGGCGACCGGCGATCAGGTCTGGGTCAAGGTGACGGACGCCAAGGGCGATCAGGTGCTCCAGAAGGAACTCGCCAAGGGTGAAAGCTGGACCGCGCCGGGCGATGTCGCGGGCCTCCAACTGCGCACCGGGCGCCCCGACGCGCTTCAGATTTCCGTTGGCGGCAAGGCCATTCCACCGCTGTCGACCGAGCCGAAGCTGGTTTCCGGCGTGTCGCTCGCGGCGACGGACCTGCTCGCGCGCGGCACTCCGACCGTTCCCGGAGCGCCCACCCCCGCGCCGAGCGCAGCGCCTGCTCCGGCAACGCCCGTGGCTGCATCCGCTCCGCGCCCGGCAGCCAGCGCGCCGGTCCGCCGTCAGGCCGAGCGTTCGCCGGTTCGGCAGACCCTGCGCGCCGTCGCGACCTCCGCCGCGCGCGAGCCGACCGAGATTCCGACGCCCGAATCCCTGCTGCCGCCTTCGGTCCAGTAA
- a CDS encoding helix-turn-helix domain-containing protein, which translates to MNKETMIAIPADPNDPEDFPVSVAGLERANMGRRFRILRHHLGMTQVEFADAFGIPVANLRQYELARHMPPPAVRAYLTVIEAEPEMVRRVMAQAAAKAAA; encoded by the coding sequence GTGAACAAAGAGACTATGATCGCCATTCCGGCTGATCCCAACGACCCGGAAGACTTTCCCGTCAGCGTCGCCGGGCTCGAGCGCGCGAATATGGGCCGCCGCTTTCGCATCCTGCGGCACCATCTCGGCATGACGCAGGTGGAGTTCGCCGATGCGTTCGGCATTCCCGTCGCCAACCTCCGCCAGTACGAACTCGCCCGGCACATGCCTCCGCCCGCCGTGCGCGCCTATCTCACGGTGATCGAGGCGGAGCCGGAGATGGTGCGCCGGGTGATGGCGCAGGCCGCCGCGAAGGCAGCGGCCTGA
- the nadA gene encoding quinolinate synthase NadA → MTVMPADLSGIDVRAEIERLRKERNAVILAHYYQKPELQDLADFVGDSLELSRKAAETDADVIAFCGVKFMADTAKILSPNKIVVLPDINAGCSLEDSCPPEKFKAFREAHPDHIALTYINCSTEVKALSDVIVTSSSAETILQQIPLDQKIIFGPDRHLGGYLARKFNREMLLWPGVCIVHEAFSETELLKLRAQHPNAPIAAHPECPPHIVDHADYVGSTSGILQYAKTMPGDTLIVATEPHIIHQMQLAIPDKTFIGAPGADGNCNCNICPYMALNNLEKLYIALRDLTPRVEIEEPLRLAAKKSLDRMLEMASGTVGKGDLGAR, encoded by the coding sequence ATGACCGTAATGCCCGCCGACCTTTCCGGCATCGACGTGCGCGCCGAAATCGAGCGTCTGCGCAAGGAACGCAACGCGGTCATCCTCGCCCACTATTACCAGAAGCCCGAGCTTCAGGATCTGGCCGACTTCGTGGGCGACAGCCTCGAACTGAGCCGCAAGGCCGCCGAGACCGATGCCGACGTCATCGCCTTCTGCGGCGTGAAGTTCATGGCCGACACCGCCAAGATCCTCTCGCCCAACAAGATCGTCGTCCTGCCCGACATCAACGCCGGGTGCAGCCTCGAAGATTCCTGCCCGCCCGAGAAGTTCAAGGCTTTCCGCGAGGCGCATCCCGATCACATCGCGCTGACCTACATCAACTGCTCGACCGAGGTTAAGGCGCTGTCCGACGTCATCGTCACCAGCTCCAGCGCCGAGACGATCCTCCAGCAGATCCCGCTCGACCAGAAGATCATCTTCGGTCCCGACCGCCACCTCGGCGGCTACCTCGCGCGCAAGTTCAACCGCGAGATGCTGCTGTGGCCCGGCGTCTGCATCGTCCACGAAGCCTTCAGCGAGACCGAGCTGCTCAAGCTGCGCGCCCAGCACCCGAACGCGCCGATCGCCGCGCACCCGGAATGCCCGCCGCACATCGTCGATCACGCGGACTATGTCGGCTCGACCAGCGGCATCCTGCAGTATGCCAAGACCATGCCCGGCGACACGCTGATCGTGGCGACCGAGCCGCACATCATCCACCAGATGCAGCTGGCCATCCCCGACAAGACCTTCATCGGCGCGCCGGGTGCGGACGGCAACTGCAACTGCAACATCTGCCCCTACATGGCGCTCAACAACCTCGAGAAGCTGTACATCGCCCTGCGCGACCTGACCCCGCGCGTGGAGATCGAGGAGCCCCTGCGCCTCGCCGCCAAGAAGAGCCTCGACCGCATGCTGGAAATGGCCAGCGGCACCGTCGGCAAGGGCGACCTCGGCGCACGCTGA
- a CDS encoding DUF1465 family protein, translating into MSKPATINPRIVEALYCEALVLSDEVRCAFTLSGRLERMAIDGDSGRIALSSEGLRTTTRMMHAIAWLLNHRAFFLGEISDLQLRRHGRLSPAMRQSDPAHAALLEPATAQLVEATRRFYERLLRLDQSWRLTSPAATGAIARLRERVEGRVAV; encoded by the coding sequence ATGTCCAAACCCGCCACCATCAACCCGCGCATCGTCGAGGCGCTCTACTGCGAGGCGCTTGTCCTTTCGGACGAGGTGCGCTGCGCGTTCACGCTTTCGGGGCGGCTGGAGCGGATGGCGATCGACGGGGATTCCGGGCGCATCGCCTTGTCGAGCGAGGGGCTGCGGACGACGACGCGGATGATGCACGCGATCGCCTGGCTGCTCAATCACCGGGCATTTTTCCTGGGCGAGATCAGCGACTTGCAGCTGCGTCGCCATGGCCGCCTGTCGCCCGCGATGCGCCAGTCCGACCCTGCGCACGCCGCTCTGCTGGAACCCGCGACGGCGCAGCTGGTGGAGGCGACACGGCGTTTCTACGAGCGGCTGCTGCGCCTCGACCAGTCGTGGCGGCTGACGTCTCCCGCCGCAACCGGCGCAATTGCGCGCCTTCGCGAACGTGTCGAGGGCCGCGTTGCGGTGTAG
- a CDS encoding tetratricopeptide repeat protein gives MTRTLAAFCGQAKRNARWLATAATAAILFGAAPAQAQDANTNARLNKVESEVRALQRKVFPGGDGKFFEPQISATPTPTPTPGAPSTTPLTDVLTRMDAVEAQMTQLTAQVEQNTNRIAQLEAKLAAAAAPPVSDFVPGPGATPAPAPATVTPAPLPTPVAAAPKPAPVAAAPKPTAPSNSRIDAVKAIVKPQSADAAEDEYSYGFRLWEAKFYPEAQQQLKLYLEKYPKHARASFGRNLLGRAYLDDGNPGEAAKWFLQNFQTDKRGDRASDSLLYLAVSMKQLKDTKRACIALAEFSETYAAEAAGRLAGLYNTTRNGLACS, from the coding sequence ATGACACGTACCCTTGCGGCATTCTGTGGGCAGGCCAAGCGCAATGCGCGCTGGCTGGCGACGGCCGCTACGGCCGCGATCCTGTTCGGCGCCGCGCCTGCACAGGCGCAGGACGCCAACACCAATGCGCGGCTCAACAAGGTCGAATCCGAAGTCCGCGCGCTCCAGCGCAAGGTCTTCCCGGGCGGTGACGGCAAGTTCTTCGAACCGCAGATCAGCGCCACCCCGACGCCCACGCCGACCCCCGGCGCGCCATCCACCACACCGCTGACTGATGTGCTGACGCGCATGGATGCGGTGGAAGCGCAGATGACGCAGCTGACCGCGCAGGTCGAGCAGAACACCAACCGCATCGCCCAGCTTGAAGCCAAGCTTGCGGCAGCGGCGGCTCCGCCGGTTTCCGACTTCGTGCCGGGGCCGGGCGCAACGCCTGCACCCGCACCGGCGACCGTAACGCCCGCTCCGCTGCCGACGCCGGTTGCGGCGGCTCCCAAGCCTGCGCCCGTGGCCGCTGCACCCAAGCCGACCGCGCCGTCCAACTCGCGGATCGATGCGGTCAAGGCCATCGTCAAGCCGCAGAGCGCCGACGCGGCAGAGGACGAGTACAGCTACGGCTTCCGCCTGTGGGAAGCGAAGTTCTATCCCGAGGCACAGCAGCAGCTGAAGCTGTACCTCGAAAAGTACCCCAAGCACGCTCGCGCCAGTTTCGGCCGCAACCTGCTGGGCCGCGCCTATCTCGACGACGGCAATCCGGGCGAGGCGGCGAAGTGGTTTCTCCAGAACTTCCAGACCGACAAGCGCGGCGACCGGGCTTCGGACAGCCTGCTCTATCTTGCCGTCTCGATGAAGCAGCTCAAGGACACCAAGCGCGCCTGCATCGCGCTGGCCGAGTTCAGCGAGACTTACGCGGCCGAGGCCGCCGGTCGTCTGGCCGGTCTCTACAACACCACACGCAATGGGCTTGCCTGTAGCTGA
- a CDS encoding BrnT family toxin, which translates to MEFEFDPAKDDANRAKHGLGLAFGMRVFDDPRHEVLPSFRPVDGEDRYKAVGLVDGRLFTLIYVWRDERIRLISVRRSNTGEQRDYDRHSG; encoded by the coding sequence ATGGAGTTCGAATTCGACCCCGCCAAGGACGACGCCAACCGCGCGAAGCACGGGCTGGGACTGGCGTTCGGGATGCGGGTTTTCGACGATCCGAGGCATGAAGTCCTGCCCTCGTTCCGTCCTGTCGATGGAGAAGACAGGTACAAGGCGGTCGGTTTGGTGGATGGCAGGCTTTTCACGCTGATCTATGTCTGGCGAGACGAGCGGATCAGGCTGATTTCGGTACGACGGAGCAACACCGGTGAACAAAGAGACTATGATCGCCATTCCGGCTGA
- a CDS encoding YdcH family protein: protein MDNSHVSALQLKHAGIERQIHEELSRPIPDAAVVQSLKKRKLRIKEEIARF from the coding sequence ATGGATAATTCGCACGTCAGCGCTCTGCAGCTCAAGCATGCCGGTATCGAACGGCAGATCCACGAGGAATTGAGCCGCCCGATCCCTGATGCCGCGGTCGTCCAGTCCCTCAAGAAGCGCAAGCTCAGGATCAAGGAGGAGATCGCGCGGTTCTGA
- the ptsP gene encoding phosphoenolpyruvate--protein phosphotransferase: MSIGAVEAARTILTRLHEVMASRSNAQAKLNTVVEVIGECLDSEVCSIYLLREGMLELFATRGLAQEAVHVTRMAIGEGLVGSIADRIETLNLAEAAAHPDFMYRPETGEDKFHSFAGVPIVRRERAVGALCVQHVEPRRYEEVEIEALQTVAMVLSELIVNADLIDEEDARALSAAQTGPEQLRGLTLVKGLASGVAVYHQPRVTIEHIVAEDTEAERQRVILAFDRMREQIDRMAGQAEFGMGGEHEEVLETYRMFAYDEGWSRRINEAIDSGLTAEAAIERVQQRTRMRMRQIDDPLLADRMHDLEDLANRLLRIVSGQLGTAASMGLRNDAILIARNLGPAELLEYDKRRLKGVILEEGSLTSHVVIVARAMGIPVLGRVRSLRGLVREGDPLLLDADQGTAMVRPSTGVVEAFEARFAKNRERQAVYAGMRDVQATTRDGTRINVMINAGLRDDVANLNLTGADGIGLFRTEFQFLVSATLPQREKQTRLYRDVMDAAGERPVVFRTVDIGGDKSLPYLRHDDGEGEENPAMGWRALRVALERETLLKAQARALLEAGAGRKLNVMFPMVAEPWEFDAAKAVFDNQLAFLRRQKKVLPEVIRYGVMLEVPSLAEQLDLLAPKISFLSIGTNDLTQFLFAADRSNPKLAERYDWLSPAILRFLRRVVRTLDGTSVDISVCGEMGGRRLEALALLGLGVRRLSITPAAVGPIKELVGKVDLAEIAAAMEGWLAAPPADLRGAMAAWAAAREISVD; this comes from the coding sequence ATGAGCATCGGAGCCGTCGAAGCAGCCCGCACCATCCTCACTCGTCTTCACGAGGTGATGGCCTCGCGCAGTAATGCGCAGGCCAAGCTCAACACCGTGGTCGAAGTGATCGGCGAATGCCTCGATAGCGAGGTCTGCTCGATCTACCTCCTGCGTGAGGGCATGCTCGAACTCTTCGCGACGCGAGGACTGGCGCAGGAAGCGGTTCACGTCACCCGCATGGCCATAGGCGAAGGTCTCGTCGGTTCGATCGCCGACCGGATCGAGACGCTGAACCTCGCCGAGGCGGCCGCGCATCCGGACTTCATGTATCGCCCCGAAACGGGTGAGGACAAGTTCCACTCCTTCGCCGGCGTGCCCATCGTGCGGCGCGAGCGGGCCGTCGGCGCGCTCTGCGTCCAGCATGTCGAGCCGCGCCGCTACGAAGAGGTGGAGATCGAGGCGCTGCAGACGGTGGCGATGGTTCTCTCCGAACTCATCGTCAACGCCGACCTCATCGACGAGGAGGACGCCCGCGCCCTCAGCGCCGCGCAGACCGGGCCGGAGCAGCTTCGCGGCCTGACGCTGGTCAAGGGCCTTGCCTCCGGCGTGGCCGTTTACCACCAGCCCCGCGTCACCATCGAACACATCGTCGCCGAGGATACCGAGGCCGAGCGCCAGCGCGTCATCCTCGCCTTCGACCGCATGCGCGAACAGATCGACCGCATGGCCGGGCAGGCCGAGTTCGGCATGGGCGGCGAGCACGAGGAAGTGCTCGAGACCTATCGCATGTTCGCCTACGACGAGGGCTGGTCGCGCCGCATCAACGAGGCGATCGACAGCGGCCTCACCGCCGAAGCCGCTATCGAGCGCGTGCAGCAGCGTACCAGAATGCGCATGCGCCAGATCGACGATCCGCTGCTCGCCGACCGCATGCACGATCTGGAGGATCTGGCGAACCGCCTGCTGCGGATCGTCTCGGGCCAGCTCGGCACCGCGGCATCGATGGGCCTCAGGAACGATGCGATCCTGATCGCGCGCAACCTCGGTCCGGCGGAACTGCTCGAATACGACAAGCGGCGACTGAAGGGCGTGATCCTTGAGGAAGGATCGCTCACCAGCCACGTTGTCATCGTCGCGCGCGCCATGGGCATCCCGGTGCTCGGCCGCGTGCGGTCGCTGCGGGGGCTGGTGCGTGAAGGCGATCCGCTGCTGCTCGACGCCGATCAGGGCACCGCGATGGTGCGCCCTTCGACGGGCGTGGTGGAGGCCTTCGAGGCGCGCTTCGCCAAGAACCGCGAGCGGCAGGCAGTCTATGCCGGCATGCGCGACGTGCAGGCGACGACGCGCGACGGCACGCGCATCAACGTCATGATAAACGCGGGGCTGCGCGACGATGTTGCGAACCTCAACCTGACCGGGGCGGACGGCATCGGTCTGTTCCGCACCGAGTTCCAGTTCCTCGTCTCCGCCACGCTGCCCCAGCGCGAGAAGCAGACCCGGCTCTACCGCGACGTCATGGACGCAGCAGGCGAGCGCCCGGTGGTGTTTCGCACGGTCGACATCGGCGGCGACAAGTCGCTGCCCTACCTGCGTCACGACGACGGCGAGGGTGAGGAGAACCCGGCGATGGGCTGGCGCGCGCTGCGCGTCGCCCTTGAGCGGGAGACGTTGCTGAAGGCGCAGGCCCGCGCGCTGCTGGAGGCCGGGGCAGGGCGCAAGCTCAACGTGATGTTCCCGATGGTCGCCGAACCATGGGAATTCGACGCCGCGAAGGCCGTGTTCGACAACCAGCTGGCCTTCCTGCGTCGCCAGAAGAAGGTGTTGCCCGAGGTGATCCGCTACGGCGTCATGCTTGAAGTGCCTTCGCTGGCCGAACAGCTCGACCTGCTGGCGCCGAAGATATCGTTCCTGTCGATCGGCACCAACGACCTCACACAGTTCCTGTTCGCCGCTGACCGTTCCAATCCCAAACTGGCCGAACGCTACGACTGGCTGAGCCCGGCGATCCTGCGCTTCCTGCGCCGCGTCGTGCGCACGCTGGACGGCACTTCGGTCGATATCAGCGTCTGCGGCGAGATGGGCGGGCGGCGGCTGGAGGCACTGGCATTGCTGGGCCTCGGCGTCCGGCGGCTGTCGATCACGCCCGCTGCGGTCGGTCCGATCAAGGAACTGGTCGGCAAGGTGGACCTTGCCGAGATCGCTGCGGCCATGGAAGGCTGGCTCGCCGCGCCGCCCGCGGATTTGCGCGGGGCGATGGCAGCCTGGGCGGCGGCACGCGAGATTTCGGTGGATTGA
- the tilS gene encoding tRNA lysidine(34) synthetase TilS, whose product MGLPVAEVERFRDDLGSVWPDRIDDGMARIGIAVSGGPDSLGLLLLAHAALPGRVEAATVDHRLRAGSADEAAEVARVCAALDIPHATLTVEVAPGNMQAEARLARYAALADWAGERGIAAIATAHHADDQAETLLMRLNRASGVAGLAGARGRGRVPGTDLPLLRPVLGWRRAELGAVVEAAGLVAAQDPSNANDRFDRVRIRKALADADWLDVAAIAESAAHIAEADAALDWMAALEWRSCVKKEPMGLKYRPQAPRAVILRVAARIVRELDGEDARGGAIARLVDALSAGQAASIGNLVARPNAGGWSFAKAPVRAARRER is encoded by the coding sequence ATGGGCTTGCCTGTAGCTGAGGTCGAACGCTTCCGGGACGATCTCGGAAGCGTCTGGCCCGACCGGATCGACGACGGGATGGCGCGGATCGGCATCGCGGTGTCGGGCGGCCCGGACAGTCTTGGCCTGCTGCTGCTCGCTCATGCGGCCCTGCCGGGGCGGGTGGAGGCGGCAACCGTCGATCATCGGCTTCGTGCCGGGAGCGCCGATGAGGCGGCCGAAGTCGCGCGCGTCTGCGCCGCTCTCGACATTCCCCATGCCACGCTGACGGTTGAGGTTGCGCCCGGCAACATGCAGGCTGAGGCGCGGCTGGCGCGCTACGCAGCGCTGGCGGATTGGGCCGGAGAGCGCGGCATCGCCGCCATCGCGACCGCGCACCATGCCGACGATCAGGCCGAGACGCTGTTGATGCGCCTCAACCGTGCGAGCGGTGTCGCGGGCCTTGCCGGTGCTCGCGGCCGGGGCAGGGTGCCCGGCACGGACCTGCCGCTGCTGCGCCCGGTGCTCGGCTGGCGGCGCGCCGAGCTTGGCGCGGTGGTGGAGGCGGCGGGCCTCGTCGCGGCGCAGGATCCCAGTAACGCCAACGATCGCTTCGACCGCGTGCGGATACGCAAGGCGCTGGCCGATGCGGACTGGCTTGACGTTGCCGCCATCGCCGAGAGCGCCGCGCACATCGCCGAGGCCGACGCCGCGTTGGACTGGATGGCTGCGCTCGAATGGCGCTCGTGCGTGAAGAAGGAGCCCATGGGGCTCAAGTATCGCCCGCAGGCGCCGCGCGCCGTGATCTTGCGCGTGGCGGCGCGGATCGTGCGCGAACTCGATGGCGAGGATGCGCGCGGTGGCGCCATCGCGCGGCTGGTCGATGCGCTGTCGGCCGGGCAGGCGGCGTCGATCGGCAATCTGGTGGCGCGGCCCAATGCGGGCGGGTGGAGCTTTGCCAAGGCGCCGGTTCGGGCGGCCAGGCGCGAGCGCTAG
- a CDS encoding MBL fold metallo-hydrolase, with translation MNGSTEIDRPYTVAESIGPLVRRVLARNPSPFTFTGTQTYLVGEAGEVAVIDPGPDEPEHLDALIAAIGGDRVVAICCTHTHRDHSPAAAPLSKLTGAPIVGCAPLVLSDDGPRADASFDATYAPDRVLADGEALTGTGWTLRAVETPGHTSNHLCFALEETGALFTGDHVMGWSTSVVSPPDGDMTAYLASLARLYEREQDTVYYPAHGPEVTRPRQLVRGMLGHRRQRENQIVRQIESGVTTIAAMVPLMYRGVDERLWPAAGRSVLAHLIDLEKRGITTRHEDEWTLVAAQ, from the coding sequence ATGAACGGCTCCACCGAGATCGACCGGCCCTATACCGTCGCCGAAAGCATCGGACCGCTGGTCCGGCGCGTGCTAGCGCGCAACCCTTCGCCCTTCACCTTCACCGGCACCCAGACCTATCTGGTTGGGGAAGCGGGCGAGGTCGCGGTCATCGATCCCGGCCCTGACGAGCCTGAGCATCTCGACGCGCTCATCGCGGCCATCGGCGGCGACCGGGTGGTGGCGATCTGCTGCACCCATACCCACCGCGACCATTCGCCCGCCGCCGCGCCGCTCTCCAAGCTGACCGGCGCGCCGATCGTCGGCTGCGCGCCGCTGGTGCTGAGCGACGACGGCCCGCGCGCCGATGCGTCCTTCGACGCAACTTACGCGCCCGACCGCGTGCTGGCCGATGGCGAGGCGCTGACCGGAACGGGCTGGACCCTGCGCGCGGTGGAGACGCCGGGGCACACGTCCAACCACTTGTGCTTCGCGCTTGAGGAAACCGGCGCGCTGTTCACCGGCGACCATGTCATGGGCTGGTCGACCAGCGTCGTCTCCCCGCCCGACGGGGACATGACCGCCTACCTCGCCAGCCTTGCCCGCCTCTATGAGCGCGAGCAGGACACCGTGTACTATCCCGCGCACGGGCCCGAAGTGACCCGCCCGCGCCAGCTCGTGCGCGGCATGCTGGGCCACCGCCGCCAGCGCGAGAACCAGATCGTGCGCCAGATCGAATCGGGCGTGACCACCATCGCCGCGATGGTGCCGCTCATGTACCGGGGCGTCGACGAGAGGCTCTGGCCCGCCGCCGGGCGTTCGGTGCTTGCCCACCTGATCGATCTCGAAAAGCGTGGCATTACAACGCGCCATGAAGACGAGTGGACGCTGGTCGCCGCGCAATAG
- a CDS encoding YdcH family protein, whose protein sequence is MTEEEMRKRLEILKVEHRDLDAAIDALMNAGGGDMLQIARLKKRKLRLKDQIAQIEDYLIPDIIA, encoded by the coding sequence GTGACCGAAGAGGAAATGCGAAAGCGCCTCGAAATCCTGAAGGTCGAACATCGCGATCTGGACGCCGCGATCGACGCCCTGATGAACGCCGGCGGGGGCGACATGCTGCAGATCGCGCGGCTCAAGAAGCGCAAGCTGCGGCTCAAGGACCAGATCGCGCAGATCGAGGACTATCTGATCCCCGACATCATCGCTTAA
- the ybaL gene encoding YbaL family putative K(+) efflux transporter — protein sequence MPHHTPLIGTIVAGLVIAFFMGALAHRLRVSPIAGYLLAGVMVGPFTPGFVADAGLAQELAEIGVILLMFGVGLHFSLRDLLAVKNIAIPGALVQIAAATLLGIGIGYMMGWDLAAGFVFGLALSVASTVVLLRALQSRNLVETERGRIAVGWLIVEDLVMVLALVLLPALASALSGGEGAATLPWVISTTLLKVAGFVALMLIVGRRVLPWALHWVVHTGSRELFRLAVLAVALGVAFGAAYAFDVSFALGAFFAGMILGETQLSRRAAEETLPLRDAFAVLFFVSVGMLFDPSVVTEQPIPLLVTVLTIIVGKSLAAWLIVRAFGHTNDKALTISASLAQIGEFSFILAGLGTGLGLLPEAGRDLILAGAIISIFLNPFIFNLAVGSTSAVKEKQVEDEIEHEKKREEHVILVGYGRVGKLVAKGLRATPTAVLLIEAQSDLAREARADGFEVVTGNAVEPSVLKEAGIERAHRMLIAIPEGFEAGAICEQAKKLRPDLSVMARAHSDAQFDHLVQHGCDRVVLGEREIARQMLELIGAGASRIAAVPQGAKSA from the coding sequence ATGCCACATCACACACCACTCATCGGCACGATTGTCGCCGGTCTGGTGATCGCCTTCTTCATGGGGGCGCTTGCCCATCGCCTGCGGGTTTCCCCCATTGCAGGATATCTTCTCGCCGGGGTCATGGTCGGCCCCTTCACGCCGGGCTTCGTCGCCGATGCCGGGCTCGCACAGGAACTCGCCGAGATCGGCGTAATCCTCCTCATGTTCGGCGTCGGCCTGCATTTCTCGCTGCGCGATCTGCTGGCGGTGAAGAACATCGCCATCCCGGGCGCCTTGGTGCAGATCGCGGCGGCGACGCTGCTGGGCATCGGCATCGGCTACATGATGGGCTGGGATCTGGCCGCCGGGTTCGTCTTCGGCCTTGCGCTGTCGGTGGCCAGTACCGTGGTGCTGCTGCGCGCATTGCAGAGCCGCAACCTCGTCGAGACGGAGCGCGGGCGCATCGCTGTCGGCTGGCTGATCGTCGAGGATCTGGTGATGGTCCTCGCGCTGGTGCTGCTGCCCGCGCTCGCCTCCGCGCTGTCGGGCGGCGAAGGCGCGGCGACGCTGCCGTGGGTCATCTCGACGACGCTGCTCAAGGTCGCGGGCTTCGTGGCGCTGATGCTGATCGTCGGACGGCGGGTGCTGCCATGGGCGCTGCACTGGGTCGTCCATACCGGATCGCGCGAGCTGTTCCGCCTTGCCGTCCTTGCCGTGGCGCTGGGCGTCGCCTTCGGCGCGGCCTATGCCTTCGACGTCAGTTTCGCGCTGGGCGCCTTCTTCGCAGGGATGATCCTGGGCGAGACGCAGCTTTCCCGCCGCGCGGCGGAAGAGACGCTGCCCTTGCGCGACGCCTTCGCGGTGCTGTTCTTCGTATCGGTGGGCATGCTGTTCGACCCCTCGGTCGTCACCGAGCAGCCGATCCCGCTGCTGGTGACGGTCCTGACGATCATCGTCGGAAAGTCGCTCGCCGCCTGGCTGATCGTGCGCGCGTTCGGCCATACCAACGACAAGGCGCTGACGATTTCCGCCAGCCTCGCGCAGATCGGCGAGTTCTCGTTCATCCTCGCCGGGCTCGGCACCGGGCTCGGCCTGCTGCCCGAGGCAGGCCGCGACCTGATCCTGGCGGGCGCGATCATCTCGATCTTCCTCAACCCGTTCATCTTCAACCTTGCCGTCGGCAGCACCAGCGCGGTCAAGGAGAAGCAGGTCGAGGACGAGATCGAGCACGAGAAGAAGCGCGAGGAGCACGTCATCCTCGTCGGCTACGGCCGCGTCGGCAAGCTCGTCGCCAAGGGCCTGCGCGCGACGCCGACCGCGGTCCTGCTGATCGAGGCGCAGAGCGATCTCGCCCGCGAGGCCCGCGCCGACGGGTTCGAAGTCGTCACCGGCAACGCGGTGGAGCCCTCGGTCCTCAAGGAAGCGGGGATCGAGCGTGCCCACCGCATGCTCATCGCCATCCCCGAGGGCTTCGAGGCGGGCGCGATCTGCGAACAGGCGAAGAAGCTGCGCCCCGACCTCTCGGTCATGGCCCGCGCCCACAGCGACGCGCAGTTCGACCACCTCGTCCAGCACGGCTGCGACCGCGTGGTGCTGGGCGAGCGCGAGATCGCGCGCCAGATGCTCGAACTGATCGGCGCGGGGGCGAGCCGCATCGCGGCGGTGCCGCAGGGGGCGAAGTCGGCATGA